TCAGCGGTCACGGGCAATCCCTCGATCTCTCGCGGGCGGCGCCGCCCCCGGCCAATATCTATCAAGTGACAGTTTTGTCTGCACCAGACTAGCGCGCCCGGTGGCCTCGAGATCAACAGCAGAGGGCCCGCGTGCGAATTTGCTTACGCGAACGTAACATCCGGCCAGAATGGGTTGGCTGCCCCGAAGTGCCCGCCCCACCGCTACTCCCTGGCGGCGCGGCGGACATCCCTCGCTGTGAGGTGGACGACAGGAGCGCCACCGAGCACGCGAAAAGGCGGCCACCCGCTCGGCTACCGGCCGGATCGACGTGGCCGAGCCAACCGCGTTTGCCCCGCCTCGTAAGGTGACCGCATGCAGAGAGCTCGAACCCTTCACCTCGCCCGGCAGATCGGGTCGCTCGGCGTCACGGCGGTCACCGCCATGTCGACGCTGAACGCCTACCGACCCCTGGCCCGCCGCGGGTACCTGTCGCTCTTCTCGTGGATCTTCGGCATGGTGGTCACCGAACTGCCCCTGCAGACCTTGGTGAGCCAGCTCGGTGGGCTCGCGCTGACGGCACGCCGGCTGACTCGGCCGGTGCGGGCGCTGGCCTGGCTGGTCGCCGGTGTGTCGGCGCTGGGACTCATGAACTTCAGCCGCTCCGGCCACCGGGCCAACATTCCGCTCAACCAGGCCCTCGACGACGCGCTCGGACCCGACCGCCGCACCGAGTCGGGGGACCTCTGGCGCCGGCCGGAGGGCGCCGGCACCGCCAAGACGCCGGGGCTGCTGCGAATGCTGCGGGTCTACGGCGACTACGCCCACGACTCGAACATCAGCTACGGCGAATTCGGCAGGGCCAACCACCTGGACATCTGGCGGCGCCCCGACCTCGACCCCAACGGTCAGGCGCCGGTCCTCTTCCAGATCCCGGGCGGGGCTTGGACCACGGGAAACAAACGCGGGCAAGCACATCCGCTGATGAGCCACCTCGCCGAGCTGGGATGGATCTGTGTTGCAATCAACTACCGGCACAGCCCGCGCAACACCTGGCCCGACCACATCGTCGACGTCAAGCGCTCCCTCGCGTGGGTCAAGGAACACATCGCCGACTACGGGGGCGACACCGAATTCATCGCGATTACCGGCGGTTCGGCCGGCGGCCACCTGTCGTCGCTGGCGGCGCTGACCCCCAACGTGGCGCAGTTCCAGCCGGGATTCGAGGGCGCCGACACCCGGGTGCAGGCCGCGGTGCCGTTCTACGGCGTCTACGACTTCACGCGCTTCAACGACGCCATGCACCCGATGATGCCAGGCCTGCTGGTGAAATCGGTGATGAAGCAACGGCCCTCGACCAACCTGCAGGTCTACCGCGACGCGTCGCCGATCGACCATGTGTCCGAGGACGCTCC
This genomic window from Mycobacterium saskatchewanense contains:
- a CDS encoding alpha/beta hydrolase, with product MQRARTLHLARQIGSLGVTAVTAMSTLNAYRPLARRGYLSLFSWIFGMVVTELPLQTLVSQLGGLALTARRLTRPVRALAWLVAGVSALGLMNFSRSGHRANIPLNQALDDALGPDRRTESGDLWRRPEGAGTAKTPGLLRMLRVYGDYAHDSNISYGEFGRANHLDIWRRPDLDPNGQAPVLFQIPGGAWTTGNKRGQAHPLMSHLAELGWICVAINYRHSPRNTWPDHIVDVKRSLAWVKEHIADYGGDTEFIAITGGSAGGHLSSLAALTPNVAQFQPGFEGADTRVQAAVPFYGVYDFTRFNDAMHPMMPGLLVKSVMKQRPSTNLQVYRDASPIDHVSEDAPPFFVLHGQNDSLVPVEQARAFVHELREVSKQPVAYAELPYTQHAFDIFGSARAAHTAVAVEQFLAEVYAGKTATA